One Aegilops tauschii subsp. strangulata cultivar AL8/78 chromosome 7, Aet v6.0, whole genome shotgun sequence genomic window carries:
- the LOC109757914 gene encoding transcription termination factor MTEF18, mitochondrial, which translates to MNNHLRAALSAARLRWAPGALDKPSRVPPCCAASWRHVQGSFAASDRVASDHGIQRRPYSAAPIHSEGETLVDEEEDEVDRKIRQMERRREVRAAQKTFMEYLHVTRGMCFSDAEHISKRSPVYLSKLLEEVKDALKEPPEGGTELVFRSKVKKRDMKDERVSKALVRLFQFNPVNEFEPFLESIGLRPSECSAFLPRDLMFLTDDEMLLGNFRLLCNYGIARRKIGRIYRDAMEVFSFGHGVLASKLKALEELGFSRTSVIKLVIATPVVLVRDPNVELKILEWLDDIGIQRDWISQFLSARKSYDWRKMVRVPQFFVNLGFTKEAVGKLVRQNPDFLLDGSGKMLFTAVLMMLKAGCGKKELYDLFMDFPNVSVEDFTSNLRRGMLFLAEIGISDEDVNKFVLSHGLILGSAPLKMPNSIVTNLNVGKRRLRKIILEDPKLLMSYTLGSKVSQLPKIDPFEASFNERIKFLKSIGFVEGSEDMKKALKTFRGKGDELQDRYEFLVNNTGLDPKEVVNMIKLAPQILNQKIDVLESKISFLINHSGYTLSDLVAFPACLSFTVERTKVRIFMYNWLLERGVVTSRLALSTILACSDKCFMSYFVKKHPMGPEVWENYKREVAKDKNMPCS; encoded by the coding sequence ATGAACAACCACCTTCGCGCCGCATTAAGCGCAGCCCGGCTCCGGTGGGCTCCTGGTGCCCTCGACAAACCCTCCAGAGTGCCGCCGTGCTGTGCTGCCAGCTGGCGGCATGTCCAAGGATCATTCGCGGCATCGGATCGGGTTGCTTCTGATCATGGGATTCAGCGGCGGCCCTATTCAGCTGCTCCCATCCACAGCGAGGGGGAAACCTTGGTggatgaggaggaggacgaagtggaTCGGAAGATCAGGCAAATGGAGAGGAGGCGGGAAGTCCGCGCCGCGCAGAAGACGTTCATGGAGTACCTCCATGTCACGCGCGGCATGTGCTTCAGCGACGCCGAGCATATAAGCAAGCGCTCGCCTGTTTACCTGAGCAAGCTGCTGGAGGAGGTGAAGGACGCCCTCAAGGAGCCCCCGGAGGGGGGAACCGAGCTGGTCTTCAGGTCCAAGGTGAAGAAGAGGGACATGAAGGATGAAAGGGTCAGCAAGGCCCTGGTGCGGTTATTTCAGTTCAATCCTGTCAACGAGTTTGAGCCCTTCTTGGAGAGCATCGGCCTCAGACCGAGCGAGTGCAGTGCGTTCTTGCCTCGGGATCTCATGTTTCTCACGGACGATGAGATGTTGCTCGGCAACTTCCGCCTGCTTTGCAATTACGGCATTGCGCGCAGGAAGATAGGGAGGATATACCGGGATGCTATGGAGGTCTTTAGTTTTGGCCATGGTGTGCTTGCATCTAAGCTGAAGGCCCTTGAGGAACTTGGGTTCAGTAGGACCAGTGTGATCAAGCTCGTAATTGCTACTCCTGTTGTATTGGTTCGTGACCCTAATGTGGAATTGAAGATCCTGGAGTGGCTAGATGACATTGGAATCCAGCGGGACTGGATTAGTCAGTTCTTATCTGCTAGGAAGTCTTATGATTGGAGAAAGATGGTTCGAGTTCCCCAGTTCTTCGTTAACTTGGGATTTACTAAGGAAGCTGTTGGTAAATTGGTCAGGCAAAATCCAGATTTCTTGCTGGATGGTTCAGGAAAGATGCTATTTACAGCGGTTCTCATGATGCTAAAAGCGGGATGTGGAAAAAAAGAGCTGTATGATCTTTTTATGGACTTCCCAAATGTGTCGGTCGAGGATTTCACAAGTAACCTACGGAGGGGAATGCTGTTCTTAGCTGAGATTGGCATAAGCGATGAGGATGTTAACAAGTTTGTTCTTTCTCATGGATTAATCCTTGGTTCTGCCCCATTGAAGATGCCAAACAGCATTGTTACAAATCTCAATGTGGGAAAGAGGCGCCTGCGCAAGATTATACTGGAGGACCCGAAACTGTTGATGAGTTACACATTAGGGTCAAAAGTCAGCCAGCTACCAAAAATTGACCCCTTTGAAGCATCATTCAATGAGAGAATAAAATTCTTGAAAAGCATAGGATTTGTTGAAGGCTCTGAAGATATGAAGAAGGCACTCAAAACCTTCCGTGGTAAAGGTGACGAACTACAAGATCGGTACGAGTTCTTAGTGAACAATACTGGGTTGGACCCAAAAGAGGTAGTAAACATGATCAAGCTGGCTCCACAGATTCTGAACCAGAAGATTGATGTGCTCGAGTCAAAGATATCCTTCCTTATAAATCATTCAGGGTATACTCTGAGTGATCTGGTTGCTTTCCCTGCTTGCCTGTCATTTACCGTGGAAAGAACCAAAGTCAGGATTTTCATGTACAATTGGCTGCTAGAAAGGGGGGTGGTTACATCCCGGCTGGCTTTAAGCACAATCCTAGCCTGCTCAGACAAATGTTTCATGAGTTATTTTGTGAAAAAGCATCCCATGGGACCTGAAGTTTGGGAAAACTATAAGAGGGAAGTAGCTAAGGACAAAAACATGCCTTGTAGTTGA